A genomic region of bacterium contains the following coding sequences:
- a CDS encoding ABC transporter permease, with amino-acid sequence MGDLLYETWRSVRAHVFRFVLTSAGIAWGAFMLTFLSAQMADTDVQIRRELEELGEKTVYMGAGVVLKNRVGERSSRSVELEQDDLRRVASVAAVERATPNIEIWGQIVRAAGRTKVLNVVGVNEKAASVRNIQAERGRFVSALDVERSARVAFLGPEAASRLFGHAAPIGRVVQIGSVGFRIIGIARAKGEQLINTGDRDNLMVFVPYTAAQRWLTRGEAINEMIFSPVVREHGEATIESVRQVLAPHHGFDPSSDTALWFGNMWETLKVLFAMMMAMRVFLYGAGLVTLMVGAVGVMNIMFVVVGERTHEIGLRKAVGARSKDVFRQFLAEAVVVSTVASIVGGTAGIGMVQVVMAVQRAQGKFAGDVVIDPLTIGVLLFALAGVAVIAGVLPARSAARVPPSEALRA; translated from the coding sequence ATGGGTGACCTCCTCTACGAGACCTGGCGAAGCGTGCGCGCCCACGTCTTCCGCTTCGTTCTCACCTCTGCGGGCATCGCCTGGGGCGCGTTCATGCTGACCTTTCTTTCAGCCCAGATGGCCGACACCGATGTGCAGATCCGTCGCGAACTCGAGGAACTAGGCGAAAAGACCGTCTACATGGGTGCCGGCGTGGTCCTGAAGAATCGCGTGGGCGAACGATCGTCTCGCTCCGTCGAGTTGGAGCAGGATGATCTCCGGCGGGTGGCCTCGGTGGCCGCGGTCGAGCGTGCGACCCCGAATATCGAAATCTGGGGCCAGATCGTGCGAGCGGCCGGTCGGACCAAGGTGCTGAACGTGGTCGGCGTCAACGAGAAGGCCGCCAGCGTTCGCAACATCCAGGCGGAGCGGGGAAGGTTCGTCTCTGCGCTGGACGTCGAGCGCTCCGCACGCGTCGCTTTTCTTGGCCCGGAAGCGGCGTCGCGCCTGTTCGGTCATGCCGCACCCATCGGCCGGGTCGTACAGATCGGGTCCGTGGGGTTTCGGATCATCGGAATCGCGCGGGCGAAAGGAGAGCAGCTCATCAATACCGGCGATCGGGACAATTTGATGGTCTTCGTCCCCTACACCGCGGCTCAGCGCTGGCTGACACGCGGCGAGGCCATCAACGAGATGATCTTCTCGCCGGTCGTGCGTGAGCACGGCGAAGCGACGATCGAGAGTGTGAGGCAGGTGCTGGCACCCCATCATGGCTTCGACCCGAGCAGCGATACGGCGCTCTGGTTCGGAAACATGTGGGAGACGTTGAAGGTGTTGTTCGCGATGATGATGGCGATGCGCGTGTTCTTGTACGGCGCCGGGCTCGTGACCCTCATGGTCGGGGCCGTTGGCGTGATGAACATCATGTTCGTCGTGGTGGGCGAGCGGACTCACGAGATCGGTTTGCGCAAGGCAGTTGGCGCCCGGAGCAAGGATGTCTTTCGGCAGTTCCTGGCGGAGGCTGTGGTGGTCTCCACCGTGGCATCGATCGTTGGCGGAACCGCTGGCATCGGCATGGTGCAAGTCGTCATGGCAGTTCAGCGCGCCCAGGGGAAGTTCGCCGGTGACGTCGTGATCGACCCGCTCACGATCGGGGTTCTCCTCTTTGCCCTGGCCGGAGTCGCCGTCATCGCCGGGGTGTTGCCGGCTCGAAGCGCTGCGCGTGTTCCGCCTTCGGAAGCGCTGCGCGCATGA
- a CDS encoding alcohol dehydrogenase catalytic domain-containing protein → MPPPSTFAMVLTAPRQLEARDLPIPDLTDDTALLRLEACGICGSDYEQFEGALRTPTPVIPGHEPLGVIEAIGDRAAEQWRVDVGDRVAVENMISCGHCTRCLAGLRHLCERRKIYSYIPLAEQHGLWGAYAHHMVLAPGSVVHKIDAALPPELAVLFNPLGAGFRWAVEIPQTKPGDDVLVMGPGQRGLASVLAARQAGANKIIVTGLSADAKKLELARAFGADATIDVEHEDVRERVRELTDGRGVDVVVEVTSYATTPVTEALDLVRMGGTVVLAGVKGFKAIPDFISDKIVIKEIRVHGAIGVTSSAYRSGIRMIEGGQHSLERMHTHEFSLEDAELAIRTLAREIPGEDAIHCSLHPQP, encoded by the coding sequence ATGCCTCCTCCGTCCACCTTCGCAATGGTCCTCACCGCGCCCCGTCAGCTCGAAGCGCGCGACCTTCCGATCCCCGACCTGACGGACGACACCGCGCTGCTACGCCTCGAGGCCTGTGGAATCTGTGGCAGCGACTACGAGCAGTTCGAGGGAGCACTGCGGACACCCACTCCGGTCATCCCCGGGCACGAGCCCCTGGGCGTGATCGAGGCAATCGGTGATCGGGCTGCGGAGCAGTGGCGCGTCGATGTCGGCGATCGGGTTGCGGTCGAGAACATGATCTCATGCGGGCATTGCACGCGCTGCCTGGCCGGCCTCCGCCATCTATGCGAGCGACGGAAGATCTACTCCTACATTCCGCTGGCCGAACAACACGGCCTATGGGGGGCCTACGCCCATCACATGGTGCTGGCCCCGGGCTCGGTGGTGCACAAGATCGACGCCGCGTTGCCCCCAGAACTCGCGGTGCTCTTCAACCCGCTGGGTGCCGGCTTCCGCTGGGCGGTCGAGATTCCGCAGACGAAGCCCGGCGACGACGTGCTCGTGATGGGGCCCGGGCAGAGAGGCCTGGCCAGCGTGCTGGCGGCACGCCAGGCGGGTGCGAACAAGATCATCGTCACAGGCCTGAGTGCCGACGCCAAGAAGCTCGAGCTTGCCCGTGCGTTCGGAGCGGACGCGACGATCGACGTGGAACATGAAGACGTGCGTGAGCGCGTGCGGGAGCTGACCGACGGCCGTGGGGTCGACGTCGTGGTGGAAGTGACTTCCTACGCCACCACGCCGGTGACCGAGGCTCTCGACCTGGTACGCATGGGTGGCACCGTCGTGCTGGCCGGCGTCAAGGGATTCAAGGCGATTCCCGATTTCATCTCGGACAAGATCGTGATCAAGGAGATCCGCGTTCACGGCGCGATCGGCGTCACGTCTTCGGCCTATCGAAGTGGCATCCGCATGATCGAGGGCGGGCAGCATTCGCTCGAGAGAATGCACACCCACGAGTTCTCGCTGGAAGATGCGGAGCTGGCGATTCGTACGCTGGCTCGGGAAATACCCGGCGAGGATGCCATCCACTGCTCTCTCCACCCTCAGCCCTAG
- a CDS encoding bifunctional (p)ppGpp synthetase/guanosine-3',5'-bis(diphosphate) 3'-pyrophosphohydrolase, with the protein MERREYELLGRAFAFASEAHADQTRKGNDIPYVSHLLQVSGLVLSHGGTPDLAAVGLLHDTVEDCAGVSISSLEESFGPSIAGRVASLTDLLLGDEPDQKGRWLDRKHHYLAKLKNADAGTRLVAACDKLDNLRSVIADIEEHGVETLDRFTGSPAQTRWYYEEVRDAVASDLPTPLLREIDRLLAALKRSVPVATAEA; encoded by the coding sequence ATGGAACGCCGCGAATACGAGCTTCTCGGGAGGGCGTTTGCGTTTGCCTCCGAGGCCCACGCCGACCAGACGCGCAAAGGCAATGACATCCCGTACGTGAGTCACCTGCTCCAGGTCTCGGGTCTCGTCCTGAGCCACGGCGGCACCCCCGATCTAGCCGCAGTCGGCCTCCTTCACGATACCGTCGAGGATTGCGCCGGAGTCAGCATCTCCAGCCTCGAGGAGAGTTTCGGCCCGTCGATCGCCGGCCGGGTTGCAAGCCTCACCGACCTTCTGCTGGGCGATGAACCCGATCAGAAGGGTCGCTGGCTCGATCGAAAACACCACTATCTCGCCAAGCTGAAGAATGCCGACGCAGGAACTCGTCTGGTCGCCGCTTGTGACAAGCTGGACAACCTGCGTTCCGTCATCGCCGACATCGAGGAGCATGGCGTCGAGACACTCGATCGATTTACCGGCAGCCCAGCTCAGACCCGGTGGTACTACGAGGAAGTCCGAGACGCCGTCGCTTCGGATCTACCGACGCCGCTCCTCCGCGAGATCGATAGACTCCTCGCAGCCTTGAAGCGATCCGTTCCGGTAGCAACCGCCGAAGCCTAG
- a CDS encoding ABC transporter ATP-binding protein has protein sequence MNANPSVGLPTEGTALELVDVHKSYRTGQAEEVQALRGVDLCIRRSEMVAVMGPSGSGKTTLMEILGCLSQPTSGSYRLFDCDVDGMDPDGLARLRGREIGFIFQSFHLLPRLDLAENVELPLFYQRVPRAERRKRALRVLERVGLDHRASHRPGEISGGERQRAAIARALVNEPSLVLADEPTGNLDTDRGQEILAMLESVHAGGATVVIVTHDPSIGGRAPRRVLIRDGLLVGDERQAS, from the coding sequence ATGAACGCCAACCCGTCCGTAGGGCTTCCGACGGAAGGTACGGCGCTGGAACTGGTCGACGTGCACAAGTCCTACCGGACGGGTCAGGCCGAGGAAGTCCAGGCGTTGCGAGGGGTCGACCTCTGCATCCGGCGCAGCGAGATGGTTGCCGTCATGGGCCCTTCTGGCTCCGGCAAGACGACGCTGATGGAGATCCTGGGATGTCTCTCGCAGCCGACGTCTGGCTCCTATCGGCTCTTCGATTGCGACGTCGACGGAATGGATCCCGACGGTCTGGCTCGCCTGCGGGGTCGGGAGATCGGATTCATCTTCCAGAGTTTCCATCTGCTGCCTCGGCTCGACCTGGCCGAGAACGTCGAGTTGCCGCTCTTCTACCAGCGCGTGCCACGGGCCGAGCGTCGGAAACGGGCGTTGCGCGTCCTCGAGCGCGTCGGACTCGATCATCGAGCCAGCCACAGGCCTGGCGAGATCAGCGGCGGAGAGCGCCAACGGGCGGCGATTGCGCGCGCCCTGGTGAACGAACCCTCTCTCGTATTGGCAGACGAGCCAACGGGGAACCTCGATACGGATCGCGGCCAGGAGATCCTGGCCATGCTCGAGAGCGTACACGCAGGTGGGGCGACGGTGGTGATCGTTACCCATGATCCCAGCATCGGGGGCCGTGCACCACGACGAGTGTTGATTCGGGATGGTCTCCTGGTCGGGGACGAACGGCAGGCTTCGTGA
- a CDS encoding efflux RND transporter periplasmic adaptor subunit, with amino-acid sequence MIVRPRNALWNAPICSLACVTAMVWLGCGTPEAPDAPLAKVARGSIERVVVATGTVEPAVEVEVRPRIAGIIEGIPVKAGELVEAGQVLVEIEKELLRAQVREASAALQATNVETRYAEIGLHRAEKLEQTGAASAEKLDDARSRFETAQASRARAQARLDTLSTQLGYASVVAPMAGRVLEVHEEEGSAVSPVTAVTGGTLLVTLAGTEALHLEGLVDENEVARVVVGQVARIRTEAFGDRIFEGRVSEIAPMGERIQNVTYFEVEVSITDLDAKMLRPRMSGDGEIVADTIEAALWVPETALRYEGADIYVEVQNGEGFDRRSVTIGIVDRDRVQILGGVEEGEEVRLQ; translated from the coding sequence TTGATCGTTCGGCCTCGCAACGCTCTCTGGAATGCCCCTATCTGCAGCCTGGCTTGCGTCACGGCGATGGTCTGGCTCGGCTGCGGAACGCCGGAGGCACCCGATGCGCCTCTCGCCAAGGTGGCGCGGGGCTCGATCGAGAGGGTGGTCGTCGCGACGGGAACCGTAGAGCCCGCCGTCGAGGTCGAGGTCCGGCCGCGGATTGCCGGTATCATCGAGGGGATTCCCGTCAAGGCAGGGGAACTCGTCGAAGCTGGCCAGGTATTGGTGGAGATCGAGAAGGAGTTGCTGAGAGCCCAGGTGAGAGAGGCCAGCGCCGCCTTGCAGGCAACGAACGTAGAAACCCGATACGCAGAAATCGGTTTGCACCGGGCGGAGAAGTTGGAGCAGACCGGGGCGGCATCGGCCGAGAAGCTCGACGATGCACGATCTCGCTTCGAGACGGCCCAGGCGAGTCGCGCCCGGGCCCAGGCAAGGCTCGATACGCTCTCCACCCAGCTTGGCTATGCGAGCGTAGTGGCCCCGATGGCGGGGCGCGTTCTCGAAGTTCACGAGGAGGAGGGCAGCGCGGTCTCCCCGGTCACGGCCGTCACTGGCGGAACCCTGCTCGTGACACTCGCCGGCACGGAAGCGTTGCATCTCGAGGGCCTGGTGGACGAGAACGAAGTTGCGCGCGTCGTGGTGGGCCAGGTCGCCCGGATACGGACCGAAGCATTCGGAGATCGGATCTTCGAGGGTCGCGTGAGCGAGATCGCGCCGATGGGGGAGCGAATCCAGAACGTGACCTACTTCGAAGTCGAGGTTTCGATCACCGATTTGGACGCGAAGATGCTTCGCCCTCGTATGTCGGGGGATGGTGAGATCGTTGCTGACACGATCGAGGCTGCCCTCTGGGTTCCAGAAACGGCGCTGCGCTACGAAGGTGCCGACATCTACGTCGAGGTCCAGAACGGGGAGGGCTTCGACCGTCGGAGCGTCACGATCGGCATCGTCGATCGCGATCGGGTCCAGATCCTGGGCGGGGTCGAGGAAGGGGAAGAGGTCCGGCTCCAATGA
- a CDS encoding HupE/UreJ family protein has protein sequence MRPALMLAIWAALIAAAAGPAGAHTRSTSYSTWEIDGDDVRVRFRIPQLELTRLPWGIVSPPHIPGPLARYLPDALHVEVEGEACTLAAGPRALASPPERALLEWELLCPGPGAPTLTTNLLREVAPNHLHFARFKRSDGSVVERVLTKAQRSWLLPVGDPEDVTESTGSGILEYVRVGVEHIISGYDHLVFLLGLLLLARRAREVITIVTGFTIAHSITLALAALGRVQPEVGAVEALIGLSIALIAAENGWLLSGRGRALPTAVVGVLLAMAAAAAFGVGAIPLQTLLGLALFSACYFALLERLDAPMGLRAAIAFCFGLVHGFGFAGVLMDISLPQGRLLPALLGFNLGVELGQLAIIAAIWPILRAVTHIREGHFHRVVVEVGTAAVCGLGIFWMVERAYGA, from the coding sequence TTGAGACCCGCGTTGATGCTCGCGATCTGGGCCGCGCTCATCGCGGCTGCCGCAGGCCCGGCCGGCGCTCATACCCGCAGCACGTCCTACTCCACCTGGGAGATTGACGGCGATGATGTCCGGGTGCGTTTCCGAATCCCCCAACTCGAACTCACGCGCCTGCCATGGGGCATCGTTTCTCCTCCCCATATCCCGGGCCCGCTCGCCCGCTACCTGCCCGATGCGCTTCACGTGGAGGTGGAAGGCGAAGCATGCACGTTGGCCGCGGGGCCTCGGGCCCTGGCTTCACCGCCGGAGAGGGCTCTGCTCGAATGGGAGTTGCTGTGTCCGGGGCCGGGTGCGCCGACCCTGACCACCAATCTGCTGCGCGAGGTGGCGCCCAATCATCTGCACTTCGCCCGTTTCAAGAGATCCGACGGGTCTGTCGTCGAGAGGGTTCTGACGAAGGCCCAGCGCAGCTGGCTCCTCCCCGTCGGGGATCCAGAGGATGTGACCGAGTCCACCGGAAGCGGAATTCTCGAATACGTGCGCGTTGGTGTGGAACACATCATCAGCGGCTACGACCACCTGGTTTTCCTGCTGGGGCTGCTGCTTCTCGCCAGGCGGGCCAGGGAAGTCATCACGATCGTGACCGGCTTCACGATCGCCCACAGTATCACCCTGGCCCTGGCGGCCCTTGGTCGGGTGCAGCCGGAAGTGGGCGCCGTGGAAGCGCTGATCGGATTGTCGATCGCCTTGATCGCGGCCGAGAACGGATGGCTTCTCTCCGGCAGGGGCAGGGCGCTTCCTACTGCAGTGGTGGGCGTGTTGCTCGCGATGGCCGCGGCTGCGGCCTTCGGCGTAGGCGCCATTCCGCTCCAGACCCTTCTTGGCCTGGCCTTGTTCAGTGCCTGTTACTTCGCCCTGCTCGAGCGGCTCGATGCGCCCATGGGCCTTCGAGCCGCCATCGCCTTCTGTTTCGGCCTGGTCCACGGATTCGGCTTCGCCGGCGTGCTGATGGACATCTCTCTCCCCCAGGGTCGACTGCTTCCGGCGCTGCTGGGCTTCAACCTGGGGGTGGAACTCGGCCAGCTGGCCATCATTGCCGCGATCTGGCCCATCCTTCGGGCCGTCACCCACATTCGCGAGGGACACTTCCACCGTGTCGTGGTCGAGGTCGGCACAGCGGCCGTCTGTGGCTTGGGGATCTTCTGGATGGTGGAACGCGCGTACGGGGCGTAG
- a CDS encoding sugar ABC transporter ATP-binding protein, with the protein MDRRPLPKGDCVSTPLVEMRGVGKHFGGVRAVEDVDLELNAGEVLGLVGHNGAGKSTLMRTLSGADPLDEGEIRIDGAPILIKSPRDARAFGIETVYQDLALADNLDAAANLFLGREPTRHGLLDEPRMEAEAREVLGRVNPAFDAFRTPVRALSGGERQAIAIARALRFRARVLILDEPTASLGTAETSMVHQVIRRLRDEGLAIVVVSHDLHGLLELADMLAVLRGGQLVATATCQETTREDVILWMLGKSTSGDGVYN; encoded by the coding sequence ATGGATCGACGGCCACTTCCGAAGGGAGACTGCGTGAGCACTCCGCTCGTCGAAATGCGCGGTGTAGGCAAACACTTCGGAGGCGTACGTGCCGTCGAAGATGTGGATCTGGAGCTGAACGCCGGTGAGGTGCTCGGCCTCGTCGGCCACAACGGCGCGGGAAAGTCGACGCTGATGCGCACCCTCTCCGGAGCCGACCCTCTCGACGAGGGAGAGATCCGCATCGACGGTGCTCCGATCCTGATCAAGAGCCCGCGTGACGCGCGCGCCTTCGGTATCGAAACCGTGTACCAGGATCTCGCCCTCGCCGACAACCTGGATGCTGCTGCGAATCTCTTCCTGGGCCGTGAGCCCACCCGCCATGGCCTGCTGGACGAGCCTCGCATGGAGGCCGAAGCACGCGAGGTCCTGGGCCGAGTGAACCCGGCGTTCGATGCCTTCCGCACACCCGTCCGCGCTCTTTCCGGGGGCGAACGCCAGGCCATCGCCATCGCGCGAGCCCTTCGCTTCCGGGCGCGCGTACTCATCCTGGACGAACCCACCGCGAGCCTGGGAACGGCGGAGACGAGCATGGTTCACCAGGTGATCCGACGCCTTCGAGATGAAGGCCTGGCCATCGTCGTGGTAAGCCACGATCTACACGGCTTGCTCGAACTCGCGGACATGCTCGCCGTCCTGAGAGGCGGCCAACTCGTAGCCACCGCAACCTGCCAGGAAACAACCCGAGAAGACGTCATCCTCTGGATGCTCGGGAAGTCAACAAGCGGGGACGGGGTTTACAATTGA
- a CDS encoding Gfo/Idh/MocA family oxidoreductase, with protein MADPLRIGILGAAAIAPSALIRPARDVPEALAFAVAAREPGRARAFANKHGLPRVHESYDSLIDDPDVDAVYNPLPNSLHAEWTIRALEAGKAVLCEKPMASNADEAQRMVDAAEKTGRPLMEAFHWRYHPLAERMRQVILSGRLGRAHHFEMDMCLPIPRPRDIRFNLALSGGSTMDMGCYCISILRFLADSEPEVVSAHAKLMGAGVDRYMHAELLFPGDRTAAFTASLLAFTPPRLRARVIGTQGEMHVTNPVAPHWFHRLTIRNEAGVTRETEPGRTSYTHQLEAFVRLVRDRLPVPTHARDAVLNMSVIDAVYTAAGLGRRG; from the coding sequence ATGGCGGATCCCCTCCGCATCGGAATTCTGGGTGCTGCGGCGATTGCCCCGTCCGCGCTGATCAGGCCGGCCCGGGATGTGCCCGAGGCTCTCGCTTTCGCCGTGGCAGCTCGCGAGCCAGGGCGTGCCCGCGCCTTCGCGAACAAGCACGGCCTGCCGAGGGTGCACGAGAGCTACGACTCGCTGATCGACGATCCCGACGTGGACGCCGTCTACAACCCGCTCCCCAATAGTCTGCACGCCGAATGGACGATCCGCGCGCTCGAAGCCGGCAAGGCGGTCCTGTGCGAGAAGCCCATGGCGTCGAATGCCGATGAGGCGCAGCGCATGGTCGACGCCGCCGAAAAGACGGGCCGACCGTTGATGGAGGCCTTTCACTGGCGCTACCACCCGCTCGCGGAGCGGATGCGCCAGGTGATCTTGAGCGGACGTCTGGGGCGGGCCCACCACTTCGAGATGGACATGTGCCTGCCGATTCCCAGGCCTCGCGACATCCGCTTCAACCTGGCGCTGAGCGGTGGATCGACCATGGACATGGGTTGCTATTGCATCTCCATCCTTCGGTTCCTGGCCGATTCCGAGCCCGAGGTAGTCTCCGCCCACGCGAAGCTCATGGGTGCAGGCGTCGATCGCTACATGCACGCGGAGCTGCTCTTTCCGGGTGATCGCACGGCTGCGTTCACGGCCTCTCTGTTGGCGTTCACGCCGCCGCGGTTGCGGGCACGGGTGATCGGCACCCAGGGCGAGATGCACGTGACCAACCCTGTTGCACCCCATTGGTTCCATCGTCTGACGATCCGCAACGAGGCGGGTGTGACCCGTGAGACCGAACCGGGGCGCACGAGTTACACCCATCAGCTCGAAGCGTTCGTCCGCCTGGTGCGAGATCGCCTCCCGGTACCGACCCATGCTCGCGATGCGGTGCTCAACATGAGTGTGATCGACGCGGTCTACACCGCGGCTGGGCTCGGTCGTCGCGGCTGA
- a CDS encoding TVP38/TMEM64 family protein: MNPRLLAIPAFGLFVFAFWWSGAIGALADAERMHALLADSGALGPLLYVAAFSLIEPLGVPGILFIGPATTVWSYWTVVGLSLAGAVGAGIVSYIAARWFLRDWVQEHLPPRVRRFTRHAEERPLRTVVLVRLVFFLAAPAHWALGISNIRFVPFVLGSAIGFAPPMMVLVFGTEAVVVYLRENGFDWRAGAMAAVVAAVLLLGYLWRRGNGNVEVP, from the coding sequence ATGAACCCCCGCCTGCTCGCCATTCCCGCCTTCGGATTGTTCGTCTTCGCCTTCTGGTGGAGCGGTGCGATCGGCGCCCTCGCCGATGCAGAACGCATGCATGCATTGTTGGCCGATTCGGGAGCACTCGGCCCTCTCCTCTACGTAGCGGCCTTTTCGCTGATCGAGCCTCTGGGCGTCCCAGGCATTCTCTTCATCGGCCCCGCGACGACCGTCTGGTCCTACTGGACGGTGGTGGGCCTCTCTCTGGCGGGGGCGGTGGGCGCGGGCATCGTTTCCTACATCGCCGCGCGTTGGTTCCTGCGTGATTGGGTGCAGGAGCACCTCCCGCCGCGCGTGCGCCGCTTCACGCGCCATGCGGAAGAGCGGCCCTTGCGGACCGTCGTACTCGTGCGGCTCGTCTTCTTCCTGGCGGCTCCCGCGCATTGGGCCCTCGGCATCTCGAACATCCGCTTCGTTCCCTTCGTTCTGGGCAGCGCGATCGGCTTCGCGCCACCCATGATGGTGCTGGTCTTCGGAACGGAAGCGGTGGTCGTCTACCTGCGGGAGAACGGGTTCGACTGGCGAGCTGGCGCAATGGCGGCCGTGGTCGCGGCGGTCCTGCTCCTGGGATACCTCTGGCGACGAGGCAACGGAAACGTGGAAGTTCCTTGA
- a CDS encoding ABC transporter permease produces MNGSLETLRQAWRLLVAHKLRSALTLFGVVWGTASVIFLVGWGEGVSKMLEDGFSRAGKDMGHVWAGRVSEDFSPAVDRRILWFTTDDLEVVRRRARLPELIAGEARRYTAAAFRQRGRNAEVRGVEPEGMVIRGAVLAGGRPIRPSDLEHRRRVAILGHDMRRDLLGAEGRIGNWVRLGGTPFRIIGVLERVGTQLSRDGAPIDDQIWIPLTTHLVHFANPVLNEPILNTLIFQLRGRKLLDPTRHEIRAILAEQLRVSPTDTEAISIWSAVELLNRMPANRQRGLMILVAGATLMISGIGIMSMMLDSVRERRPEIGVCLAVGATRRAILVEFFLETFAVVAIGGLLGVALGSLLTLAMASIDVPDLVPVPIYSWSAVVASLVVMGTVGVLAGLVPAWRASRIDPAETLRAE; encoded by the coding sequence GTGAACGGGTCCCTGGAGACACTGCGCCAGGCCTGGCGCTTGCTCGTTGCTCACAAGCTCCGATCGGCGCTCACGTTGTTTGGCGTCGTGTGGGGGACCGCCTCGGTGATCTTTCTGGTCGGCTGGGGGGAGGGGGTCTCCAAGATGTTGGAGGACGGCTTCTCCCGGGCCGGAAAGGATATGGGCCACGTGTGGGCGGGGCGTGTCTCGGAAGATTTCAGCCCGGCCGTCGATCGCCGTATCCTCTGGTTCACGACGGACGATCTCGAAGTGGTGCGGCGTCGCGCACGGTTGCCAGAGCTCATTGCCGGAGAAGCCCGCCGCTACACGGCTGCAGCATTTCGCCAGAGGGGTCGGAATGCCGAAGTCCGGGGTGTCGAGCCCGAGGGCATGGTCATTCGTGGTGCCGTGTTGGCCGGGGGGCGGCCGATCCGACCGAGCGATCTGGAGCATCGACGCCGCGTCGCGATCCTCGGCCACGATATGCGTCGGGATCTACTTGGGGCCGAGGGGCGTATCGGAAATTGGGTTCGTCTCGGGGGGACGCCGTTTCGAATCATCGGAGTGCTCGAGCGCGTCGGAACCCAGTTGAGCCGCGATGGCGCACCCATCGACGACCAGATCTGGATTCCCCTCACGACCCATCTGGTGCACTTCGCCAATCCCGTCCTGAATGAGCCGATCCTCAACACCTTGATCTTCCAGCTGCGCGGTCGGAAGCTCCTCGATCCCACGCGACATGAGATTCGCGCGATCCTGGCCGAGCAATTGCGTGTTTCACCTACCGACACGGAGGCCATCTCGATCTGGAGCGCGGTCGAGTTGCTGAATCGGATGCCGGCCAACCGCCAACGCGGATTGATGATCCTGGTGGCCGGGGCCACCCTGATGATCTCCGGCATCGGGATCATGAGCATGATGCTCGATTCCGTTCGCGAACGGCGCCCAGAGATCGGCGTGTGTCTGGCGGTTGGCGCCACACGTCGCGCGATCCTGGTCGAGTTCTTCCTCGAGACCTTCGCAGTCGTCGCCATCGGGGGCCTCCTGGGCGTGGCTCTTGGAAGTCTCCTCACTCTGGCGATGGCCAGCATCGACGTACCGGATCTGGTGCCCGTTCCCATCTACTCATGGAGCGCGGTCGTGGCATCTCTCGTCGTGATGGGCACCGTGGGAGTGCTCGCCGGCCTCGTGCCGGCCTGGCGAGCGTCTCGTATCGACCCGGCTGAGACGCTTCGGGCGGAGTGA